The genomic region gtctgtctgtctgtctgtctgtctgtcatataatatattttcatacatgacTACTATTACAAACTATGTTCATGGCTAACAAGCTGTGCTACTGCTTTAAAGCCTTTTCTGGCCATAACTACTAAGCTaatgactgtttgtctgtctgtctgtctgtctgtctgtctgtcaaaggtatttcactattgtcttcaatttttgcaTGAGATGTGGAGCAAAATTTGCTAACCAGGACACACATTTGAGACACTAAGAGTTTATATAATCTGAAGGTGTTGCTTGAGAGTGATAAGTAAGAGGTGGAGTGACACATACCAGGGAGGCTGAGTCATGTTCAAAGCTGTTTGCATTGACAAGTGGTGTAATATGTAAATCTGGAAAATGTGCCATTTGTTGGCACCATCTCGCTTGTTGATATTCATAGATAGTGACTGTTTGAAAGCTAATcgatataatattaataattttttatttgattTTTATTGGTTGACATGTTTTAACATCCTTGCATTATCAcattacaataatttattattacattATCATGTAACATCATTTATTTGATTGTCTGTAAACAAAACTTGGAAGACAATTTGTATAGGTGAAACGGACTTTCACAGTGCAAATGACCCAATGATCATACTAACTGCCCTCTTCTTTAATATCTTTCTTTGCCACTTAGTAATGTAATCAAGACTTAATTAGCTGCTGTTTTGTAAGAAGAAGGTGATAAAAGTGCACACACATTTGCAGtctatgtttgtgttggtAGAATCGAATGCATGCaataatgtattgtgagatttATGACAATGTAAGCTACTATTAAAGTTGTGTAACTCGGCATGAGGCAACCGAGGAAACTGCCTCGGTTGAAAAAGTGGGCGTAGTAGTTGAAATTTCTTTAATTGGGTGTGtccatattttttatttattagaagatctacacacacacacacacacacagaggaatggacacacacacacacacacacagatgaacATTAGGAGTATAGGTAATCATAGACTTGGTCAGTTGTTTTTATAGTCTTTGTTGTCAGTCACGTTGATGGTGTCAATCACGTGACTGCTATTAGTGGCATTCTttaagttgatattaacaaggTACCTCTAAAATTGTAAGGCTAGTTATGCTTATGTCTTAGTTAGTGCCTTTCCAGGCACAATGCCTCATTTCTCAATCCAGGAAAGGGTATTATGGCAGTCAGGACTATCATCAGAACGTCACTCATATTATGTAGGAGTTCTCATTTAATAGATTTTATGTTGTCATATAACCCAAGCCAACACATCTACGTTGCTGTTGCTTGCTATTTGAAATGCACTTATACTTGTTTAACACGTACAGACGTGTGAAACTTTGTTGAGGTTCCATGAGCTTCTATGCCAATCGTTTTTGAAGAAACGTAGACTGAACGTCTTTCAATAGTCGAAATATCGAGAAAGCAATTATGCAACCGTCTATCTCAACAAGAATTTCCATGTTCTCGATCGTCGTAACATTTAgtcaaaaataaaataatttatttatttattaattattaatttagttTGTCAGTGTCTTGTGACATTAGTGGTTatacgtacatgtacaaatttttagtaaataagtaattaattaaataattaattaatttagtttgTCAGTGTCTTGTGACATTAGTGGTTATACATACAAGTACagatttttattaaataaataattcattaaataattgattatCAATTGTCATGTAGGTAGGCTATTGTAAATTCGGTATATATGTTTTGTAGGTTTAAAGCACCAGAAACGGCAAACTTTGACGACTTAGAAAGACGATATTGGAAAACCGTGATGTTCAATCCACCGATGTACGGAGCCGACGTTCCCGGCACTGTCTACGATGACAACGTGAATGTGTGGAACATCGGCACGTTAGACTCGATTCTCAGTCAAACGTTGGACGACACGTATGGAGTGAAGATACCCGGAGTCAATACGCCGTATTTGTATTTTGGTATGTGGAGATCGACGTTTGCGTGGCACACGGAAGACATGGATCTGTACTCGATTAATTATCTTCACTTTGGTGCACCGAAGACGTGGTATGCTATTCCTCCGGAGCATGGACAGAGGATGGAGAGGTTGGCGAAAGGTACAGTGTAGGGTTGGTGGTGCTTGATGCATGCTGTTGTATGTAGACAGTTGGATGTGTGTGGATAtataaaatagaataaatgaaaattagaaataaaaaataaactttttaataaaaatgaaaataaataataaaataaataataaaaataaataataaaaatagatgataaaaataatacaaaaagtatataaaaataaaaattaaaataaaatgaagatagaaaatgaaaaatataaaaattacaaaaaatgaGATAATaagaaatgaaaaataaaataatagaaaaaaagaaataaaaaaaatagaaataagaaataaaaaataaaaataagaagtaagaaataaaaataagaaataaataaataattttttcattttttattatCTCAttcataatttttaattttctattttctatttttattttttatttataaattttatttttattatctcattttttattttctatttataataatagaaaataaaataaggAAATAAAAAtggaaaaataaaataaaaaattgaaatagaaaaataaaaataaaaataaaataaaaataaaaaaattactgaataaaaaaattagaataACAAAtctaattaaaaaataaaaaataaaaaattaaaattaattgaataaaaataaaaataactaaatgaaaaataaattaaaaactaaaataagataataaatttaataatataaaagaactaactaaacaaattaaaaataaaaacaactaactataaatttaaaatttaaaatagaaaaataaaagtaagataataaaaatttaaaaataaaaacaactaactaaaatttaaagttttaaaatttaaaatagaaaaaattaagatgataaaattttaaaataaaaagcAACTaactaaaaaattacaaataaaaaaattagaaataagtaaaaatcacaaaatatgtaaaataatataaaatatatacatTAAAGTTGATTGTAGaaaaatgttgatatcaatttattttaAAGTTGATATTGTTAAGCCTATATTGTTAACATGAAATCAAATGTAGTGACAGTATGTTACATACATGTGGTGGGTATGCTGTTTATATTGTTCTGTACTTGTACAGGATTTTTTCCTGGAGACGCGATGAGCTGTTCGTCATTCTTTCGTCATAAATCCACGTTGATATCACCGTCAGTGTTATACCAATATTCTATCCCGGTGAACAAAGTAAGGCAACTGCAGTAGGACGTCACATATTCAAACACTTGGTATTCGAACAAATTTGTCAACCGCGTCTTGACCTCAATCATACTTTGCACATGAAGTTATGATATGTTTAGTTACACATGCTTACGCAGGgttacacacacgcacacatgcactcacacacacacacacacacacacacacacacacacacacacacacacacacacacacacacacacacacacacatggacacacgggcacacgcacacgcatacacacacggacagacaccacacacacacacacacacacacacacacacacacacacacacacacacacatggacacacggacatacacacacacacacacacacacacacacacacacacacacacacacacacacacatggacacacacacacgaacattGTCTCAAAAATGGCCACAAGATTTATATCAATTACCCTTTGATATCAGTTGCTATCAATTGActtattgaattcaaacttaatCGGCAGAAACAGGGTCCTTCAACTGAAATTGTAATAAGGCAGTCTAATATAGTTAAAAGGTCACAGTGCCCTCGTTACTCGTTTGGGGCAACACTGCATATGAGGTGTCAATCTTTACACGTTTCTACAGTCTCAGAAGCATCGACAGATCGGCGAATAAGTATGTGAGTCAATGTCGACTTTTggaatatatattaatattagagataataattaatttattgcgAATAGTTGAGGATGTGAGGTGCTTGTATAGGTGGCGTCctattgtattgtgatgtCTGTGAATGTGGGAGTGATGTGATGTAAGACTGATGGTGTTGCTGCAGGTTACGCAGGAGGCTGGTCAGTTTATGATTACGTTTCCGTTTGGTTATCATTGTGGCTTCAACCACGGCTATAATTGTGCCGAGTCGACCAACTTTGCTTTGGAAAGATGGATTGAGTTTGGCATCAATGCGTCTAAGGTAGgcatcagtgtgtgtgtgtctggctggctggctggctggctggctggctgtctggctgtctgtctgtctgtctgtctgtctgtctatttgtctgtgtctgtttgtagcacgtctgtctgtctgtctgtttgtctgtctgtgtgcatgtgtgtgtgtgtgcatgtgtgtgtgtgtgtgtgtgtgtgtgtgtgtgtgtgtgtgtgtgtgtgtgtgtgtgtgtgtgcgggcaTGCTTTTTGTgcatgagtctgtctgtctgtttgtgtgtgtctgtttgtctatttgtctgtctgtgtgtagtgcatctgtctgtctgtttgtgtgtctgtctgtctgtcggatATCCACACTAACAGCACTTTTATATAGTGTCAATGTCGAGGCGATAACGTCAGAATTGATATGGAGTTGTTCGTTCGAAAATATAAAGTCAGTTAACCCCACCATTCATATGTCATCACTGGTGACGAATGTCCTACCATTTAGCCTCATCTCTTGAGTTCATTAAAGATCAGTGAACAGAAGAATGGTTACAGTAACAATAGCAGCACGTGTGAGCCGCCTGCAGAGAAAGCACATAGACAACGTCGATCGGTCGCTGGAAGGAGAGCGAAGACTCCCAGTGATGAGAATAGGAAAGTGGAAGAAGACGAGCGGGCGACCGTTGCGACAGCTAAGTATCCGAAAGTTTCAGGTATGATTAGTGGGTGGTTGTTACTTGGATGGTGATAGCTATGATTGGATGTTGATATGTGGCGATAGGATTGACTTTGTACAGATAgggtagacacacacacacacacacacacacacacacacacacacacacacacacacacacacacacacacacacacacacacacacacacacacacacacggacacacacggacacacacacacacacacacggacacacacacacacacacacggacacacacacacggacacggacacacacacacggacacacacgcacacgcacatgcacacacacatgcacatacactcatacatccacacacatgcacatacactcatacatccacacacacacacacggacacacacacacacacacacacacggacacggacacacacacacacacatggacacacacagacacacacacacggacacacacacacacacacacacacacacacacacacacacacacacacacacggacacacacacacggacacggacacggacacggacacggacacacggacacggacacggacacacacacacggacacacaccacagattAATGgccaaaacagacagacagatggacatcaAATACACAAGGATTGTAGTATCTTAATTGATTTACTAAcgactgtatgtatgtatgtatatatgacaGTGTGCATCATGTAGAGCCGTTCAGTATGAACACTTTCTGGGAAGAGTGCTATTTCAATCATGTTTGTTCACTCAGCAGCTCGTGCTGCATTTGTGCGCTATTCGATCAGCCAAGGAAAAaggtgtacacacacacacacacacacacacacacacacacacacgcacacgcacacgcacacacacacacacacaccacgcacacacacacacacacacaccacgcacacacacacacacacacacacacacacacacaccacacacacacacacacacacacacacacacacacacacacacacacacacgtcataacacacacacacacacacacacacacacacacacacacacacacacacacacacacacacacacacacacacacacacacacacacacacacacacacacacacacgtcataACACACCATGTCTCATTAGATCCATTACCCTCACGGTCCTGTCGAATCACAGCAGCAAGTCATGAAGCAGCTGTGTGCCCCATCGCCTTCAAACTCGATGATTTCACAGACGAATCTCACGTCATTGAACTCATCGTCCAGTCCTCAGCAGCAAGCGATTATCACTACCATGCAGAACGTGTTGACGCAGTATGCTGGACTGTCGAGTGCAACGAGTTTGGACTACGGTCAGATTGTGGCGATCGCCATGGCATTACAGTCACAAAACACGTCTCCCTCGGTAGCGACTAAAGGAGGGCAGTTGATGCCTACGACGACTTCGGGTCAGTTACAAGGTTAGTAGCGATGTATTTCACATTGGGGTAATCGAAGGTGTTGAattgatggtgtgtgtgtgtgtgtgtgtgtgtgtgtgtgtgtgtttgtgtgtttgtatgtatgtatgtgtgtctaactgtcggtttgtctgaaGGAGAGAGACACCACACCACGaagagaacaatagttgaCGGTAAAGATATATAATGAGCAACGTTTCAGTAAAAACCTTCTTCTGGCTCAACGTATGGCTAAGATgtttaaaaatttcaaacaatagGTGTTAATATTGATATCGATGATGTTGATATACTGAAACGTTGCTCATTATATATCTTTaccatcaactattgttctcttCGCGGTGTGGTGTCTCTCTCCTTCACATTTGTTAACATATCTGCCACGTCAAGTTTCCGCGGATCAGATTGTTTCCGTCTttgctctctgtttatcttccagtgtcatgtctgtttgtctgtctgtctgtctgagtatctttctttctgtctgtctgtctgagtatctgtctgtctgtttgtctggctgtctgtgcgtgtgcacgtgtgtgtgtgtgtgtgtgtgtgtgagtgagtgtgtcgAATCATATGgaaacaaaatcaacaacacattCTTTTTTCTGTGTTAGCACAAGGAGTAGCGTCTGTAGCACAACCCTCTTCATCAACATCACGACCAGGCACGTCATGCAACACATACGAAGACGACTCAAACGACGACGAATCACTTCTATTCTGCTCGATATGCGGCATATGCGTTCACAGAGGTTCGAACCAACACTCAACTTCGTATCACTAATTTACAACTTAACAGAGTGACAAGAATCGCTTGTGTTTGGATGCAAGTCTGAGTGTGTTGTTGTCatatttgttggtctgttaGGTTGTTATGGTGTAGCGATGGACGAAAGTTCTGTCAGTTGGATGTGCAAACGGTGCAAATCGCAGGCTTGGGAACAGGTAGGATATCGTGTGTTTGAGCAACAAATGCGTGTTAAGGATAGACTATTTGGAGTGTGTATGGACGACAGACGGATGACAAAATCATAAACAGGCATGAAtgttgcagacagacacacagaccgatagacagacagatcctgGATGAACAGAAGTGGTGCTTGCAAcctacagtttctgcaaagtagAAGTCATCAACAAAAGAGGAGAGCTTTTTCAGGATTCTTTTTGGCGTCAGCGGTTCTTTCCGCTTTCGTTGGTTGCGTCAGTCGTATTCGGTTGTATAATTTGGCCCCGTTTCTGGAATGAACGCTTTGTTGAGTTGCTTTTCGTCGTATGTTGTTTCCGTGGcttatgtttctttgttgtgatcgagtttacgttctgtctttactcttGTGGCTTTAGTGTCTGGGATCAttgcagccttaccttgccttCGTGGTTTAGTGCGTTTTCTCCAGATTCTGTCGTCGTCATCTAATCTTCGTCTCATCGTCtatcttgtgacttcagcgtgtgggattatcgcagccttaccttgccctcgtggcctagtgcatcttctccagattctgtcgtcatcatgTCATCTTCCCTTCTTcttgtcgtccatcttgtgCATGTGACTTcagtgtctgggatcatcgcagccttacctggCCTAGTGCGTGTTCTCcagattctgtcgtcatcatctcgtcttcctcttcgtcttgtcgtccatcttgtgacttcagcatctgggattatcgcagccttaccttgccctcgtggcctagtgTGTCTTCTcagattctgtcgtcaccatctcctggtcttctttggattcatttcttctgacttgcgtatcttgtacctagctctagagtctagcctcttgtatgtagtttgcaaattttatgttgttactagtGTTGGACTTTAGGTTAGTTATAGTTACGtgctttgcagtgatgtataatagttccatgtttaaaattacatgtattgacagacagacagacagacagacagacagacagacagacagacacaccacagaggcagatagacagacacagatagacagacagcaagctgGCCAGAATCGAGatgttcaattttcaattctGTAAACTAAGTTTTGCTTTGTTGACTCCATAGGGGAGCTTTAATTGTActtgttgtgtatttgtacttgttgtgtatatgtgtaattactgttgtagttgtgacacttattgTTGAGTAGTTGTTACTTTACtttcacatgtattagctttgatgtataaaaatatatgaagatttggcagacagacagacagccagacagatgtgtgtgtgcacgtgtgtgtgtgtgtgtgtgtgtgtgtgtgcatgcgtgcgtgcgtgcatctgtgtgtgtgtacgtgtgcatgtgtgtgtgcatgtgtgtgtgtgtgtgtgtgtgtgtgtgtgtgtgtgtgtgtgtgtttgcatgcatgcgtgcatgtgatgtgtgtgtgtgtgacatacagacagatgtgtgtgcgtgcatccgtttgtgcatgtgtgtgtgtgtgtgtgtttgtgtgtttgtgtgtgcatatgcatgtgtgtgtgtgt from Corticium candelabrum chromosome 10, ooCorCand1.1, whole genome shotgun sequence harbors:
- the LOC134186141 gene encoding lysine-specific demethylase 4B-like isoform X2, which gives rise to MEPSSEKYEIMIFRPTMDEFKDFSAYVTYMESCGAHKAGVAKVIPPAEWSARRSYDGVDVEIPVPISQFVSGAQGLYKIFNIQKKSCRSSELKALAESDKFKAPETANFDDLERRYWKTVMFNPPMYGADVPGTVYDDNVNVWNIGTLDSILSQTLDDTYGVKIPGVNTPYLYFGMWRSTFAWHTEDMDLYSINYLHFGAPKTWYAIPPEHGQRMERLAKGFFPGDAMSCSSFFRHKSTLISPSVLYQYSIPVNKVTQEAGQFMITFPFGYHCGFNHGYNCAESTNFALERWIEFGINASKCQCRGDNVRIDMELFVRKYKPHLLSSLKISEQKNGYSNNSSTCEPPAEKAHRQRRSVAGRRAKTPSDENRKVEEDERATVATAKYPKVSEPFSMNTFWEECYFNHVCSLSSSCCICALFDQPRKKIHYPHGPVESQQQVMKQLCAPSPSNSMISQTNLTSLNSSSSPQQQAIITTMQNVLTQYAGLSSATSLDYGQIVAIAMALQSQNTSPSVATKGGQLMPTTTSGQLQAQGVASVAQPSSSTSRPGTSCNTYEDDSNDDESLLFCSICGICVHRGCYGVAMDESSVSWMCKRCKSQAWEQCCVLCNLRGGALKPTACKKTSWAHITCAVAIPECSFGKSQLREPIHVDAISTDRWTLRCRYCALSGGQSYGACVQCSSPRCCASFHVTCAHRMGLPISLGESAIIVRFYCSKHSYMAMAICRGKAVAEDQCWR
- the LOC134186141 gene encoding lysine-specific demethylase 4B-like isoform X1 yields the protein MEPSSEKYEIMIFRPTMDEFKDFSAYVTYMESCGAHKAGVAKVIPPAEWSARRSYDGVDVEIPVPISQFVSGAQGLYKIFNIQKKSCRSSELKALAESDKFKAPETANFDDLERRYWKTVMFNPPMYGADVPGTVYDDNVNVWNIGTLDSILSQTLDDTYGVKIPGVNTPYLYFGMWRSTFAWHTEDMDLYSINYLHFGAPKTWYAIPPEHGQRMERLAKGFFPGDAMSCSSFFRHKSTLISPSVLYQYSIPVNKVTQEAGQFMITFPFGYHCGFNHGYNCAESTNFALERWIEFGINASKCQCRGDNVRIDMELFVRKYKPHLLSSLKISEQKNGYSNNSSTCEPPAEKAHRQRRSVAGRRAKTPSDENRKVEEDERATVATAKYPKVSEPFSMNTFWEECYFNHVCSLSSSCCICALFDQPRKKIHYPHGPVESQQQVMKQLCAPSPSNSMISQTNLTSLNSSSSPQQQAIITTMQNVLTQYAGLSSATSLDYGQIVAIAMALQSQNTSPSVATKGGQLMPTTTSGQLQAQGVASVAQPSSSTSRPGTSCNTYEDDSNDDESLLFCSICGICVHRGCYGVAMDESSVSWMCKRCKSQAWEQCCVLCNLRGGALKPTACKKTSWAHITCAVAIPECSFGKSQLREPIHVDAISTDRWTLRCRYCALSGGQSYGACVQCSSPRCCASFHVTCAHRMGLPISLGESAIIVRFYCSKHSYMAMYAEARPSLKISVGDRVAAKRTASTYGLADVVSITQSRYYEVLFDDGSISHNVHPNDIKNMHCSLDVTPQEQERVQVLWPDGKLYWGAFLQTTMLQEYEVKFDDGTTRLVDDEEIFEENKVPKKLKLSHASRNGSGKPIGETFDGNTTTSLKDEEQ